The Chryseolinea soli genome contains a region encoding:
- a CDS encoding pyridoxine 5'-phosphate synthase, with protein MTRLSVNINKIATLRNARGGNNPDVVKTALDCERFGAEGITVHPRPDERHIRYADVMALKDKVTTEFNIEGYPDARYMKIIREVKPGQATLVPDAPDAITSNAGWDTLKHAALLKDIIDEIKSHGVRVSVFVDPQPRMVEGAARLGAHRVELYTEPYAHEYKVNRDIAVKPYVESARVAKEAGLGLNAGHDLDLENLRFLAQSIPALDEVSIGHALICDALYYGLENTIQLYLKALK; from the coding sequence ATGACCAGACTCAGCGTCAATATTAATAAAATTGCCACACTCCGGAATGCACGGGGGGGAAATAATCCCGATGTAGTAAAAACGGCACTTGACTGTGAACGGTTTGGCGCCGAAGGCATCACCGTACATCCCCGGCCCGACGAACGCCACATCCGCTATGCCGATGTCATGGCGTTGAAAGACAAGGTGACCACGGAGTTCAACATCGAAGGCTACCCGGACGCACGCTACATGAAGATCATCCGTGAAGTGAAACCGGGGCAAGCCACACTCGTGCCCGATGCCCCTGACGCTATCACCTCCAACGCCGGTTGGGACACACTGAAGCACGCAGCCTTGCTGAAGGACATCATCGACGAAATCAAATCGCACGGTGTGCGCGTGTCTGTTTTTGTTGATCCCCAGCCGCGCATGGTAGAAGGCGCTGCACGGCTTGGCGCCCATCGTGTGGAACTGTATACAGAACCCTATGCACATGAATATAAGGTGAACCGCGACATCGCGGTCAAACCCTATGTAGAAAGCGCGCGGGTGGCCAAAGAAGCCGGTCTGGGCCTCAATGCCGGCCACGACCTGGACCTGGAAAACCTCCGCTTCCTGGCCCAAAGCATCCCCGCCCTGGATGAAGTCTCCATCGGGCATGCGCTCATTTGCGACGCCCTTTACTATGGATTGGAGAACACCATTCAACTCTATCTGAAAGCGCTGAAATAG